One Littorina saxatilis isolate snail1 linkage group LG1, US_GU_Lsax_2.0, whole genome shotgun sequence genomic window carries:
- the LOC138974698 gene encoding ubiquitin-conjugating enzyme E2 variant 2-like produces MAGSGANDSGTVVVPRNFRLLEELELGEKGVGDSSISWGLANDNDHSLNDWIGTIIGPPRTAFEGRIFTLKMHCGDKYPYHPPSIQFQTRINLKGVHKDTGLVEFRDFPCLNPWNPKHTLQTVLGVIRDTMASKHNYKLPQPAEGTSFF; encoded by the exons ATGGCGGGCAGCGGAGCGAATGATAGTGGCACAGTCG TTGTTCCCCGCAATTTCCGATTGCTGGAGGAGCTGGAGCTTGGAGAGAAGGGAGTAGGCGACAGCAGCATCAGCTGGGGCTTGGCTAATGACAATGACCATTCCTTGAATGACTGGATAGGAACCATCATTGGACCACCCAGG ACTGCATTTGAAGGCCGGATTTTCACACTCAAGATGCACTGCGGAGATAAATATCCATACCACCCTCCCTCTATACAGTTCCAGACCAGGATAAACTTGAAGGGTGTACACAAAGACACTGGGCTG GTGGAGTTTCGAGATTTTCCCTGTTTGAATCCTTGGAATCCCAAGCATACCCTACAGACCGTTCTAGGTGTTATACGAGATACTATGGCATCTAAACATAATTACAAATTACCACAACCGGCAGAAGGAACATCGTTTTTCTGA